The Candidatus Neomarinimicrobiota bacterium genome contains the following window.
CCACGACGTAGAGTACGAATTCCCTTTCGGCTGGTCGGAACTTGAAGGAATTGCGGATCGTGGAACCTACGATCTGGATCAACACGTAAAGTACAGCGGCAAGAAACTCACTTGGTTCGATCCCTCATCGAATGCTCACATTACCCCTGCCGTGGTGGAATCTTCTGCCGGAGTGGACCGGCCGGTTCTCATGATCCTGGCGGACGCCTATCACGAAGAAGAAGTTAAGGGAGAGCAGCGTGTGGTTCTCAGGCTCAGCCCCAGACTGGCTCCCACGAAGGTCGCCATTTTCCCCTTGGTGAACCGGGACGGAATGCCTGAAATCGGCCGGGAGATATTCAATGATCTGAAAGGCGAATTTCCCACTTTCTACGATGACGGAGGATCCATCGGCAGAAGATACAGACGACAGGATGAAGCGGGAACTCCTTTTGGGATTACCATCGATTCACAAACGCTGGAAGATCAGACGGTGACGGTTCGCGACCGGGATTCCATGCAACAAGAAAGGGTCGCCATGGGTCAAGTTTCCTCATATCTCGGGAAAAAACTCAGATAAGCCACCTGCAAGAGTCTCGAAAGAGATGACCTTTTCGAGTCCCATCATCCCAACTGACGTCTCTGTCATCATACCGACGTTCAACCGGGCACACCTTCTCCCACGTGCCCTCGACTCGGTTCTCGCCCAGACACACGTGCCCCGCGAAATTATTGTTGTAGACGACGGCTCCACCGACAGAACGGCCGCACTTCTCAGGGACGATTATCATGGCGTCATCTATTTGCACCAATCCAATTCCGGCGTGAGCGCCGCCAGAAACAGTGGAATTCGAAAAGCGAAAGGTAGATGGATTGCCTTCCTGGACTCCGATGACAGATGGCTGCCCCGTAAGCTCTCTCGTCAGCTGCACGATCTCACGGGAAATCCTGGGATGAAGATCTGCCACACCGATGAGATCTGGATTCGAAATGGGCACAGGGTAAATCCAAAGAAGAAGCACGACAAGAGTGGCGGCTGGATTTTCCGGAACTGTTTGCCCCTGTGTTG
Protein-coding sequences here:
- a CDS encoding glycosyltransferase: MTFSSPIIPTDVSVIIPTFNRAHLLPRALDSVLAQTHVPREIIVVDDGSTDRTAALLRDDYHGVIYLHQSNSGVSAARNSGIRKAKGRWIAFLDSDDRWLPRKLSRQLHDLTGNPGMKICHTDEIWIRNGHRVNPKKKHDKSGGWIFRNCLPLCCISPSSVLIHRTVFDTVGLFDEALPVCEDYDLWLRITARFPALYLDEKLLIKHGGHPDQLSRKYWGMDRFRIRALQKILESGILSQEDQEATHRTLEEKLDIYLKGVRKRGRWEEAAAFEKEFVGLSC